The following are encoded together in the Vibrio splendidus genome:
- a CDS encoding oligogalacturonate-specific porin KdgM family protein, whose amino-acid sequence MKKIIALSALSLAFASSAFAGSSYVTGNVQFHSDFDPSATSTLEAGHTFDTGTTLLTEFDGISLGKYDDDAIQDSGLGNSPYITLGVEQMYNINDNLWVAAGYHHLLNNGETVQYRPLVKIGYNFDNGISISNRTRYHAMEDSKADDQTRFDNRIGYAVNAELALSYNNVYVMSDADNTMDHELRATWTRQGVQPYFEYRNQADNANNAFVFGASYGF is encoded by the coding sequence ATGAAAAAAATTATCGCTCTAAGTGCACTTTCTCTTGCTTTTGCTTCTAGTGCTTTTGCTGGTTCTTCTTACGTTACAGGTAACGTTCAATTTCACTCTGATTTCGATCCGTCAGCAACCTCTACCCTAGAAGCGGGCCACACATTTGATACTGGTACAACACTACTAACAGAGTTCGATGGCATCTCTCTAGGTAAGTACGACGATGACGCAATCCAAGATAGCGGTCTAGGTAACTCTCCGTACATTACTCTAGGTGTTGAGCAGATGTACAACATCAATGACAACCTATGGGTTGCTGCTGGTTACCACCACCTACTAAATAACGGTGAGACGGTTCAGTACCGTCCGCTAGTTAAGATTGGTTACAACTTCGATAACGGTATTTCTATCAGCAACCGTACTCGTTACCACGCTATGGAAGACAGCAAAGCTGACGACCAAACTCGTTTTGATAACCGTATCGGCTATGCAGTAAACGCTGAGCTAGCTCTAAGCTACAACAACGTATACGTGATGAGCGATGCTGATAATACTATGGACCACGAGCTTCGTGCTACATGGACTCGTCAAGGCGTTCAACCTTACTTTGAGTACCGTAACCAAGCTGACAATGCTAACAACGCATTCGTATTCGGTGCTTCTTACGGCTTCTAA
- a CDS encoding beta-N-acetylhexosaminidase produces the protein MLKRNLLSVAVLAGLTGCAVTQAPEQKVVNALADNLDVQYEILTNHGANEGMACQDLGAEWASCNKVNMTLTNDGEAIDSKDWTIYFHSIRLILDVDNEQFKITRVTGDLHKLEPTDKFDGFAAGEEVILPLTSEYWQLFETDFMPGAFVTAPNAEPKMIASLNTEDVASFVTGLEGNNLKRTPDDNNVMATAVTRFEKNADLATQDVSTTLLPTPMSVEAGEGSVSIAGGIALPKDAFDAEQFAAIEERADVVNVDVSGDLPVSVAVVPTQFTGDLAKSGAYELSISEEGIAIKAFDKTGAFYAVQSIFGLIDSQNAESLPQLSIQDAPRFDYRGVMVDVARNFHSKDAILATLDQMAAYKMNKLHLHLTDDEGWRLEIPGLPELTDVGSNRCFDLEEQSCLLPQLGSGPTTDNFGSGFFSKADYVEILSYAKARSIEVIPEIDMPAHARSAVVSMEARYTRLMAEGKEAEASEYRLMDPQDTSNVTTIQFYDKHSFINPCMESSTRFVDKVITEIAAMHNEAGMPLTTWHFGGDEAKNIKLGAGFQDVDAQDKVAWKGNIELDKQDKPFQQSPQCQSLIADGSVSDFGHLPGYFAKEVSKIVADKGIPHFQAWQDGLKYVEEGESGFATETTRVNFWDVLYWGGTSSVYDWSAKGYDVIVSNPDYVYMDMPYEVDAAERGYYWATRATDTRKMFGFAPENMPQNAETSLDRDGNGFSGKGEIEAKPFYGLSAQLWSETVRTDEQYEYMVFPRVLAAAERAWHRADWENDYKVGVEYSQATDLVNKQALNSDFNRFANIVGQRELAKLEKAGIDYRLPVPGAQVVDGKLAMNVQFPGVELQYSADGENWLTYDEQQRPSVSGETYIRSISESGEKVSRVTLVK, from the coding sequence ATGTTGAAGAGAAACTTACTATCTGTAGCAGTACTGGCTGGTTTAACGGGTTGTGCGGTAACACAAGCACCAGAACAAAAGGTGGTGAATGCACTGGCTGATAACCTAGATGTGCAATACGAAATTTTGACGAACCACGGCGCAAACGAAGGCATGGCTTGTCAGGATTTAGGCGCAGAGTGGGCATCATGTAACAAAGTGAACATGACTCTGACCAATGACGGTGAAGCGATCGATTCGAAAGATTGGACTATCTACTTCCACAGTATTCGCCTTATCTTAGATGTTGATAATGAGCAGTTTAAAATCACTCGTGTAACGGGCGACCTACACAAACTAGAACCTACAGATAAGTTCGATGGTTTTGCCGCTGGTGAAGAAGTGATTCTTCCACTAACAAGTGAATACTGGCAACTGTTTGAAACCGACTTTATGCCGGGTGCATTTGTAACGGCGCCAAACGCTGAACCTAAGATGATTGCTTCATTGAATACGGAAGATGTCGCGTCGTTCGTAACAGGTTTGGAAGGAAACAACCTTAAGCGTACACCTGATGACAACAATGTCATGGCAACAGCGGTTACTCGCTTTGAAAAGAATGCTGATCTGGCAACGCAAGATGTATCAACCACTTTACTACCAACGCCAATGTCGGTAGAAGCGGGCGAAGGTTCAGTGAGCATTGCTGGTGGTATTGCCCTACCTAAAGACGCATTCGATGCTGAGCAGTTCGCTGCAATTGAAGAACGTGCAGATGTGGTAAACGTAGATGTGAGTGGCGACCTACCTGTTAGTGTTGCTGTTGTTCCTACTCAGTTTACGGGTGATTTAGCGAAATCTGGCGCTTATGAACTAAGCATCTCGGAAGAGGGGATTGCGATTAAAGCGTTCGATAAAACAGGTGCTTTCTACGCCGTTCAGTCTATTTTTGGCCTAATAGACAGTCAGAATGCTGAATCACTACCACAACTGTCGATCCAAGATGCGCCACGCTTTGATTACCGTGGTGTGATGGTGGATGTTGCTCGAAACTTCCACTCAAAAGATGCCATCCTAGCCACGCTAGATCAAATGGCAGCCTACAAGATGAATAAACTGCACCTTCACTTAACGGATGATGAAGGCTGGCGTTTAGAAATCCCGGGTTTACCAGAGCTAACGGATGTAGGGTCTAATCGTTGTTTTGATTTGGAAGAGCAAAGCTGTTTACTGCCTCAGCTAGGTTCAGGTCCAACAACAGACAACTTTGGCTCTGGTTTCTTTAGTAAAGCGGATTACGTCGAGATCTTAAGTTACGCAAAAGCGCGCAGCATCGAAGTAATTCCAGAAATTGATATGCCAGCACACGCTCGTTCTGCTGTGGTATCAATGGAAGCCCGTTACACTCGCCTAATGGCGGAAGGTAAAGAAGCGGAAGCAAGTGAATACCGCTTGATGGACCCACAAGATACTTCAAACGTGACGACGATTCAGTTCTACGATAAGCACAGCTTCATCAACCCATGTATGGAATCATCGACTCGCTTTGTTGATAAAGTGATTACTGAAATTGCAGCAATGCACAATGAAGCGGGCATGCCGCTAACGACTTGGCACTTTGGTGGCGATGAAGCGAAAAACATCAAGCTAGGCGCAGGCTTTCAAGATGTTGATGCTCAAGACAAAGTGGCATGGAAAGGTAACATTGAGCTAGACAAGCAAGATAAACCATTCCAACAGTCTCCACAATGTCAGTCTTTGATTGCTGATGGTTCAGTGAGTGATTTCGGTCACCTACCTGGCTACTTTGCAAAAGAAGTATCAAAAATTGTTGCAGACAAAGGAATTCCTCACTTCCAAGCTTGGCAAGATGGCTTGAAGTATGTGGAAGAGGGTGAATCTGGCTTCGCTACTGAAACGACTCGCGTTAACTTCTGGGACGTTCTTTACTGGGGCGGCACTTCATCAGTGTACGACTGGTCAGCGAAAGGTTATGACGTAATTGTTTCTAACCCAGATTACGTATATATGGATATGCCATACGAAGTAGATGCAGCAGAACGTGGTTACTACTGGGCTACGCGTGCAACCGATACTCGTAAGATGTTTGGCTTTGCTCCAGAGAACATGCCACAAAATGCAGAAACGTCACTAGACCGTGACGGCAATGGCTTCAGTGGTAAAGGTGAGATTGAAGCGAAACCTTTCTACGGTTTGTCAGCGCAGCTTTGGTCTGAAACTGTACGTACTGACGAGCAGTATGAATACATGGTGTTCCCTCGTGTTCTTGCTGCGGCAGAGCGTGCATGGCACCGAGCAGATTGGGAAAACGACTACAAAGTGGGCGTTGAGTACTCTCAAGCTACTGACTTAGTGAATAAGCAGGCTCTAAACAGCGACTTTAATCGCTTCGCGAATATTGTTGGTCAACGTGAGCTGGCTAAGCTCGAGAAAGCGGGTATTGATTACCGACTACCAGTTCCAGGTGCTCAGGTTGTTGATGGTAAGCTAGCGATGAACGTTCAATTCCCAGGCGTAGAGCTTCAATACTCAGCTGATGGTGAAAACTGGCTGACTTATGATGAGCAGCAACGTCCTTCGGTTTCTGGTGAAACGTATATCCGCTCTATCTCTGAAAGTGGCGAGAAAGTAAGTCGAGTAACTTTGGTAAAATAA
- a CDS encoding DUF3149 domain-containing protein, whose amino-acid sequence MDFWLELLFGNAVGLSSMIVIFGALGLMMFYGGFFIYKVMTEKSPH is encoded by the coding sequence ATGGACTTTTGGCTAGAACTCCTATTTGGTAATGCAGTGGGGCTATCTTCAATGATAGTAATATTCGGGGCTCTGGGTCTCATGATGTTCTATGGAGGCTTCTTCATCTACAAAGTTATGACTGAAAAATCTCCTCACTAG
- a CDS encoding DUF411 domain-containing protein has translation MIRKIMTLTALAAISGQALATDVLNHKSPYCGCCTEWTEHMRDAGFDVTEKLHDDMNPIKQKLGVTQKLASCHTAEIDGYVFEGHIPAEDVKAFLENPPRNAIGLAVPGMPMGSPGMEYGDKKDEYSVYAFNEEGQVFEYRHYNGK, from the coding sequence ATGATTCGTAAAATTATGACTCTTACAGCACTCGCTGCAATTTCAGGACAAGCTCTCGCGACTGATGTTCTAAACCATAAGTCTCCATACTGTGGCTGCTGCACAGAATGGACAGAACATATGCGAGATGCTGGGTTCGATGTTACAGAGAAGCTCCACGATGATATGAATCCAATAAAGCAGAAGTTAGGGGTAACGCAAAAACTAGCCTCTTGCCACACTGCAGAGATCGACGGTTACGTATTTGAAGGGCACATTCCAGCAGAGGACGTTAAAGCCTTTTTAGAAAACCCACCACGCAATGCGATTGGCTTAGCGGTTCCAGGTATGCCAATGGGCTCACCGGGCATGGAATATGGCGATAAGAAAGACGAGTATTCTGTGTATGCGTTTAATGAAGAAGGTCAGGTGTTTGAGTACCGTCATTACAACGGAAAATAA
- the rluF gene encoding 23S rRNA pseudouridine(2604) synthase RluF, with the protein MSQESQAKRLNKYISETGFCSRREADKLIDAGRVTINGKIPEMGTKVLPGDDVEIDNKPVRSKEKPIYIALNKPTGITCTTERDIPGNIVDFIGHHKRIFPIGRLDKPSDGLIFLTNDGDIVNKILRAGNNHEKEYVVRVDKPITTEFLKQMGAGVHILDTVTLPCKVEKETKFSFRITLTQGLNRQIRRMCEALGYEVFKLRRVRIMNISLDGIPNGKWRYLSDEEITEILAMCEGSVSTEDASKMNAKGQRIRKATDAKLFDSREENQTSTARRNQNENRTRTYRGNNADEFRHAPNSKRGRNSSNSESGGNTENWKSNSRSERSNSDRNSSDRNRTDRDNNDRRSGKPANRSQDSNRPNKPAAKRVGGTLGLKK; encoded by the coding sequence ATGTCACAAGAATCCCAAGCTAAACGCCTTAATAAATACATCAGTGAAACTGGTTTTTGCTCACGCCGCGAAGCCGACAAACTCATTGATGCAGGCCGAGTTACTATTAACGGTAAGATCCCTGAAATGGGTACTAAAGTCTTGCCCGGTGATGATGTTGAGATCGACAATAAACCTGTTCGCTCAAAAGAGAAGCCGATCTACATTGCTCTTAATAAACCAACAGGCATCACCTGTACTACTGAACGTGATATTCCTGGCAACATCGTCGACTTTATCGGCCACCACAAACGTATTTTCCCTATTGGTCGTCTAGATAAGCCTTCTGATGGTCTTATCTTCTTGACCAACGATGGCGACATCGTAAACAAAATCCTACGTGCAGGTAACAACCACGAGAAAGAATACGTAGTGCGTGTAGATAAGCCGATTACGACTGAGTTCTTGAAGCAAATGGGCGCTGGCGTTCATATTCTCGATACTGTTACCTTGCCATGTAAGGTCGAGAAAGAAACCAAATTTTCGTTCCGAATCACACTAACGCAAGGCCTTAACCGTCAGATTCGCCGTATGTGTGAAGCATTGGGTTACGAGGTATTTAAGCTGCGCCGTGTTCGTATTATGAACATCTCATTAGACGGCATTCCTAACGGGAAATGGCGCTACCTGAGCGACGAAGAGATCACTGAAATTTTAGCGATGTGTGAAGGCTCTGTAAGTACTGAAGATGCATCAAAAATGAACGCGAAAGGTCAACGCATTCGCAAAGCGACAGACGCAAAACTTTTTGATAGCCGTGAAGAAAACCAAACTTCAACAGCGCGCCGTAATCAAAACGAGAACCGTACTCGCACTTACCGTGGTAATAACGCGGATGAATTCCGCCATGCGCCAAACTCAAAGCGTGGTCGTAATTCGTCGAATAGTGAAAGCGGCGGCAACACCGAGAACTGGAAATCGAACTCTCGTTCAGAGCGTTCAAATTCAGATCGAAACAGCTCGGATCGCAATCGCACAGACCGCGACAATAACGATCGTAGAAGCGGTAAGCCAGCAAACCGTAGTCAAGATTCAAACAGACCAAATAAACCAGCAGCAAAACGCGTTGGTGGTACATTAGGCCTGAAGAAGTAG
- the smrA gene encoding DNA endonuclease SmrA, translated as MSHDDDLDLFQEMMGDVKRINHDTAEHQKVHRVTESHLAKREAAMWLSDDEKDYLSLDYSPMIKPDDVIAYKKDGVQEGVYKKLRLGKYPIQAKLDLHRKTLKDARNEVLSFLRQCLRMDVRTVIIVHGKGERSNPPAMMKSYVANWLTQINDVQCVHSAQQFHGGTGAVYVMLRKSNEKKLENRERHQKRTS; from the coding sequence ATGTCTCATGATGACGACTTAGATCTATTCCAAGAAATGATGGGCGATGTTAAACGTATCAACCATGACACCGCCGAACACCAGAAAGTACACCGAGTCACAGAATCTCACCTTGCTAAGCGTGAAGCCGCTATGTGGCTGTCTGACGACGAGAAAGACTACTTATCATTAGACTACTCACCAATGATCAAGCCAGACGACGTCATTGCTTACAAGAAAGATGGTGTACAAGAAGGCGTATACAAAAAGCTGCGCTTAGGCAAATACCCTATTCAGGCCAAACTCGACCTTCATAGGAAAACACTGAAAGACGCTCGTAACGAAGTACTCTCATTTTTACGCCAGTGTTTAAGAATGGATGTTCGCACCGTTATCATTGTTCACGGTAAAGGTGAGCGCTCGAACCCACCAGCAATGATGAAAAGCTACGTGGCGAATTGGCTCACGCAAATTAACGACGTTCAATGTGTTCATTCTGCTCAGCAATTTCATGGTGGCACTGGCGCAGTCTACGTTATGCTCAGAAAGAGTAATGAGAAAAAGCTAGAGAACAGAGAGCGCCATCAAAAACGCACCAGTTAA
- a CDS encoding TraB/GumN family protein — protein MRPFLYMVLFVLAFSARQAVAEPLYWQAKKDELTLTILGSVHVGDESMYPLPSAITDALKNSDGLVIETDIRKSDGVVYPHNKLTTADVLNEEQLQLLTDISKSLEMPTQQLLSSPPWATSLSIQMQQLKNLGYGSAGGVDATLAHKATIQDVPVISLEPLQFQIDLMTKQKDDGKEWLVSSLEEFDQTDRVVHCLIESWKAGDLAKLEAFAELSEMSLELEKAFLTDRNIDWANKLSANDWKLDSNGNYLIVVGALHLVGEGNLLQLLKEKGFNVTQQSQSQQAQCQFEASQKS, from the coding sequence TTGCGCCCATTCTTATACATGGTTTTATTCGTTCTCGCTTTTTCAGCTAGGCAAGCGGTCGCCGAGCCCCTTTATTGGCAAGCAAAAAAGGATGAACTGACACTCACTATCTTAGGTTCCGTGCACGTTGGGGACGAGAGTATGTACCCACTTCCTTCAGCGATCACCGACGCGCTAAAAAACAGTGATGGGTTAGTTATCGAAACGGATATCAGAAAGTCTGATGGCGTTGTATATCCCCACAACAAACTCACCACAGCCGATGTGCTCAATGAAGAACAACTGCAATTATTAACCGACATATCAAAATCGTTGGAGATGCCGACGCAACAACTGCTTAGCTCACCGCCTTGGGCGACTTCTCTTTCCATACAGATGCAGCAGCTAAAAAACCTTGGTTATGGCTCCGCCGGCGGCGTTGATGCGACACTAGCTCACAAAGCAACGATCCAAGATGTTCCGGTAATCAGTTTAGAGCCCCTACAGTTCCAAATAGACCTGATGACAAAACAAAAGGACGACGGTAAAGAATGGTTAGTCAGTAGCCTTGAAGAATTTGACCAAACTGATCGTGTGGTTCATTGCTTAATCGAAAGCTGGAAAGCGGGTGATTTAGCGAAGCTGGAAGCCTTCGCAGAGCTGTCTGAGATGTCGCTTGAACTCGAGAAAGCATTCTTAACTGATCGCAATATCGACTGGGCAAACAAGCTATCCGCCAATGATTGGAAACTCGATTCAAATGGGAATTATTTGATCGTGGTTGGCGCCTTGCACCTAGTTGGCGAAGGTAACCTTTTGCAGTTGTTAAAAGAGAAAGGTTTTAATGTCACTCAACAATCACAAAGCCAACAGGCTCAGTGTCAATTTGAGGCTAGCCAAAAAAGCTAA
- the ybaK gene encoding Cys-tRNA(Pro) deacylase, with protein sequence MTPAINLAKKKKIAHSVHQYHHDTNNTNYGLEAVEALGQDPKRVFKTLLFCLNGVAKDLAVAVIPVDQKLNLKLAAKAAKGKKAEMANPDIAQKTTGYVVGGISPLGQKKALPTFVHSSATDFETICVSAGKRGLEIELDPKDLALLTRGQFADLCL encoded by the coding sequence ATGACCCCTGCAATCAATCTCGCCAAGAAAAAGAAAATCGCTCATAGCGTGCATCAATATCACCACGATACGAATAACACGAATTATGGATTAGAGGCTGTCGAAGCGCTTGGTCAAGATCCCAAACGTGTATTTAAAACGCTTTTGTTCTGTTTGAATGGCGTCGCTAAAGATTTAGCTGTTGCCGTTATTCCCGTTGATCAGAAGCTAAACCTGAAGCTTGCGGCAAAAGCGGCAAAAGGCAAAAAAGCAGAGATGGCGAATCCTGATATTGCTCAGAAAACCACGGGTTATGTGGTGGGCGGGATCAGCCCTCTTGGTCAGAAAAAAGCCTTGCCTACCTTTGTTCATTCCAGCGCTACCGATTTTGAAACGATATGCGTGAGTGCAGGGAAGCGCGGGCTAGAAATTGAGCTCGACCCGAAAGACTTAGCGCTACTGACTCGCGGTCAGTTTGCTGATCTATGTTTATAG